From Chengkuizengella sediminis, one genomic window encodes:
- a CDS encoding YwmB family TATA-box binding protein: MLTLLKNKIIYSLVLVITLLFGSLSYYIYATPEDDFSQFVSLSEKIFPENYTFILKHSSFYRNYEHQEDFVQIGNLLMNELQMPLGESLIELNHLVYKSQIEIENEMNLDVRLTGMNNDKSTYLTITLESNHQSLDSLSMTKTKIEATLEKLNMKVNWNSMIQGKYTNANEVDFLKLWEQLNNALQLNEIETYTDKRTISNSYYSPNLNTKILSGSNPMNLQVALHQNSLNDEWQLTIGSPIITMEY; the protein is encoded by the coding sequence ATGTTAACGTTATTAAAGAATAAAATCATATACAGCTTGGTGCTTGTCATCACATTGCTATTTGGTAGTTTATCTTATTACATTTATGCAACTCCTGAAGATGACTTTTCACAATTTGTGTCTCTTTCCGAAAAAATTTTTCCAGAAAATTATACATTTATTTTAAAACACAGTAGTTTTTATAGAAATTACGAACATCAAGAGGATTTTGTACAAATAGGAAATCTACTTATGAATGAACTTCAAATGCCACTAGGTGAAAGTTTAATAGAGTTAAATCACCTTGTATACAAATCTCAGATTGAAATTGAAAATGAAATGAATTTAGATGTAAGATTAACTGGAATGAACAATGACAAATCAACTTATTTAACGATAACCCTAGAAAGTAATCATCAAAGCTTAGATTCTTTATCAATGACAAAAACAAAAATTGAGGCTACATTAGAGAAATTAAATATGAAAGTAAACTGGAATTCGATGATACAAGGGAAATATACAAACGCTAACGAAGTGGATTTCCTAAAATTATGGGAGCAACTAAACAATGCACTTCAACTAAATGAAATTGAAACTTATACAGATAAACGAACAATCAGTAATTCCTATTATTCTCCAAATTTAAATACAAAAATTTTAAGTGGATCTAATCCGATGAATCTTCAAGTAGCACTTCATCAAAATTCATTAAATGACGAATGGCAATTAACAATAGGATCTCCAATCATAACAATGGAATACTAA